One segment of Haloplanus natans DSM 17983 DNA contains the following:
- a CDS encoding lamin tail domain-containing protein, which yields MFTLAAAALGLALVFGAGAYAVTRLDALDHRAVLVVVAVGLAVGGVAAQAAPVTPATTTGTDRVPDAGAADGRAALEATDSVAATNDSTAVTTATVVGVLAPDRLTYRTAAGERRTVRLAGVAAPGVDGGNPERFDGVVTGQRGRTCLAEQGRRALVDARTSLVGESVTVASVDAGGAVLVADGRSINRRAVERGYARATDDRYADAERAARSAGRGVWSCATVEATPPIRESEEPGMYVAAVHPNPPGDDATALAEEYLVLKNAGDRTVDLSNWYLVDGDGKMYFFFDGRTLRPGEELVVHVGGGRNTDRHVYWGSSSPILDNDHETLKLVDGDTERTVRLSY from the coding sequence GTGTTCACCCTCGCCGCCGCTGCGCTCGGCCTCGCACTCGTTTTCGGTGCCGGAGCGTACGCCGTCACCCGACTCGACGCCCTCGACCATCGCGCCGTACTCGTCGTGGTCGCGGTGGGGTTGGCGGTCGGAGGCGTGGCCGCCCAGGCGGCACCCGTCACACCCGCGACGACGACCGGGACCGACCGGGTGCCGGACGCGGGGGCGGCCGACGGCCGGGCGGCGCTCGAAGCGACCGATTCCGTCGCCGCCACGAACGACTCGACGGCAGTGACGACGGCGACGGTCGTCGGCGTCCTCGCCCCCGACCGACTCACCTACCGGACGGCGGCCGGCGAGCGGCGGACGGTTCGACTCGCGGGCGTCGCCGCGCCCGGCGTCGACGGGGGCAACCCCGAGCGATTCGACGGGGTGGTGACCGGACAGCGGGGGCGGACGTGTCTCGCCGAACAGGGTCGGCGGGCGCTGGTCGACGCGCGGACGAGCCTCGTCGGCGAGTCGGTGACGGTCGCGTCGGTCGACGCCGGGGGCGCCGTGCTGGTCGCCGACGGCCGGTCGATCAACCGGCGTGCCGTCGAGCGTGGATACGCACGCGCCACCGACGACCGATACGCCGACGCGGAGCGGGCCGCCCGGAGTGCCGGGCGCGGCGTCTGGTCGTGTGCGACCGTCGAAGCGACGCCCCCGATCCGGGAGTCCGAGGAGCCGGGGATGTACGTCGCGGCCGTCCACCCGAACCCCCCGGGTGACGACGCGACGGCACTGGCCGAGGAGTATCTCGTCCTCAAGAACGCGGGCGATCGGACGGTCGACCTCTCGAACTGGTATCTCGTCGACGGGGACGGGAAGATGTACTTCTTTTTCGACGGGCGGACGCTCCGCCCGGGCGAGGAACTCGTCGTCCACGTCGGGGGGGGCCGGAACACCGACCGCCACGTCTACTGGGGGTCGTCGTCGCCGATCCTCGATAACGATCACGAGACGTTGAAACTCGTCGACGGTGACACCGAGCGGACGGTCAGACTGTCGTACTGA